The Mastomys coucha isolate ucsf_1 unplaced genomic scaffold, UCSF_Mcou_1 pScaffold3, whole genome shotgun sequence DNA window ccatagaatgTAAccacccttttctctttctctttttagaaaCACATCAGGGGGTGTTGGAGTTTTACACCATGTGAGTTAGTCTGGTATAAGCCAGGAGCTTGGAGGGGGCCAGGCACTGGGAAGGACGGTGACTCCGCACAGCATGGCAAAAGTCTTCGGGGAGATGGTTCAAAGTGCAAGCATTGAGgatatgagttcaaatctccagcccccacatagTGGGGCTGCATGTGTTGGTAGTCCCAGGGCTGttgtgggcagaggcagaggcattgTCTAGGGCTTGTTAGTTGTCAGGAAGAAGAGACCCAGTCCCAGGaaagtaaggtagagagtgacacAGCAGGTGTCTTTAACGTTTATGTCTGGGGGAGATGTAAATACCAtctggcctctcctcctcctgtggTCCTTAAGACAAACCAAGGTATGATCCCACCAGAGTTCACCCCAGTGAACCAATCACTTACTTAGGCTTACTTACAGAACAACGGATTAGAGTATGTGAGCAGGGGCTGGacagacggctcagcagttaagagcatggactgctcttccagaagtcctgagttcaatttccagcaaccataatCATAGCTCataatcatccgtaatgagatttgatgccctcttctggtgtgtctgaagacaactacggTGTACTCAAATgtatgaagtaaataaataaatcttttaaaaagaaaaaagaaaaaaaaaaagaatgtgttggCAGGGGTTTGGGTGATCTTAGGACAGCTGCACTGGAAGGTTTGTACCCAACAGGGATGCAGGCTCTCCATGGCTGTGTAGGTGAAGCCCACTCTGCCAGTTCTTCACTATCTGTATTCCTAGATCCTCTCTGAGACCCTGAGGTCTCATTCAACAAGAACAGAACTGCATATATGTTTGGGAGGGATAGTTAGATACTCAGGTAAGGGTCCCATGGCCCTCTTGCCCCCTACCCCCTTCTGAGAGAGAACATCATCAACTCTTAATAAGCCCAGTTGTGATGATCTTTGATGAGCAGTCCCAGCTGAACTTCTGAAGATGGTGGCTCTGAGAACAGTCCTGTACAAGGGCAGGACTTCAGATGTCCTTCCCCAGCTTCTACAGGGGAGTGAACTTTTACACacgcacatgtatgcacacacacacacacacacacacacacacacacacactaataatcaaaaaaataataacaacaacaaaatcaggtCAGGGTCTccatatgtagccctggctggcctagaacactCTATGtacaacaggctggcctcaaactcacacaggtCCAAtctgctttctaagtgctgagattcaaggtgTTCCTCACTGTTACAATGTAAAGGTAATAAATCAGCCTTCTGAACCACATCGGGTTCAAAGTATTCTGCCGGCAGCCACATCAGGTGGTTTGTgtggaaagaaagcagaaatcagTGGTCTGCATCAATTAGCCAGAGTTTAGCTGCTCCACTGATACGCAGCCATTCATTGCTTGGTTAGACCCCTCACTCAGTTCATTTCACTTAACTTGAATGACTCAATGTTACTTTGGTCTGCTGGGCTCCGGGGCTGAGTACAAGGCAAAGGCCTCTTGCAACAGTAACCACCAATTCAACTGGTTAGCTCCAGCTGTCCATACAGATGCTATGGAGCTCGGCCTGACACAGAATGCCCTTCAGGTCCAAATAACTCTTGATATTTTGGAAATAAGAATCAGCCCCGGGATTGAGTCGCTCAGTTAGGAGAGTGCTTTGCCCAGCATGCAAGAAATATCACGTAGTCatatgtggtggcacacacccgtgaccccagcatttgagaggtgaggcaggaggatcagaagttcaggctTATTCTTAGTCTATATAGCAAGGCCAGCAAGAGccgcatgagaccctgtcacacagaagaaaaaaacaatccTGTTTACAAAATCCTGTTTACAATCCTGTTACAAAATTCAGAGATAGCTTGGGTTCCCtgcaggtaggtgtgtgtgtgtgtgtgtgtgtgtgtgtatctatctgtctgcctgtctgtgtctgtctctgtgtggggGGATTGCAAATCATTACTATGAACTATTCACTAGACATGTGCTTATTATTAAATCAGTTTATCTAATTCACTGCCCTAGTCACTCCATCTGGGTCATTTACCGACTGCTAAGTATTTTCTGGGGCTTGTCCTAGACACTGGGGTTGCAATCTAAAGCTTACTGACCTTTAAGAATGGCAGTGCTAATCATATTCCTGAAACTTTTATGAGTGTGGCTTCTGGAAATCACTGGTGGATCTCTCTGGCCTCATTATCAAGTGAGGGAGATAATTAGgtaatcccattttttttttatttgttgttgttttctaagacaaggtttctctgtataatcctggctgtcctagaactctctctgtagaccagactggcctcgaactcagagatctatctgcctgtctctgcctctgcctctgttgagattaatggtgtgtaccaccactgtttGGTGCTGaaatctcataattttttttaaagatttatttatttattatatataagtacactgtagctgtcttcagatgcaccagaagagggcatcagatctcattacagatggttgtgagccaccatgtggtttctgggatttgaactcaggacctctggaagagcagtcagtgctcttaaccgctgagccacctctccagcccctcataattttttttttaaagatttatttattttatgtatgtgagtacactgtggttCTCCTTGGAcataccagaggagggcatcagatcccattatagatggttgtgagccaccatgtgattgctgggaactgaactcaggacctctgaaagaagagccagtactcttaactgctgagctatctctccaaccctgaaatCTCATAATTTTAAAGCCTTCAAGATAAAAGGATTCAAGAGACTtgacttattcttttatttatttatttatttatttatttatttatttatttatttattttggttttttggagacagggtttctctgtgtagccctggctgtcctggagttcactctgtagaccaggctggcctccaactcagaaatctgcctgcttctgtctcccaagtgctgggattaaaggcgtgcgctaccaccgcctggcttgacTTATTCTCTTAATCCAGCCATATATGTTTCCAGTTTCCAAGCATAATGCTGGGTCCCTGGACTGACATCTTCTCTACAAGATGAATGGAAGGTCAGGTGGGGGATAAACCTGAGCCAGGGCATTGTTTGCCTAGAAGGTCAGAGGCCTAGCACCGAACACACAAAGTGTGACGGTACattcccttaatcccagcatgttagaggtcatcctcagctatgtagcaagttcatggccagcctgtaATACAGAAGATCGTatccataaataaacaaatctgtgGAAGGTGCTAGAGTAGACACACCTTTGCAAAGGTAGACAAAGAATGTTCATAAGTGTGTCAAAGAGAATTCTGGGTTTAATCGTGTCTATTCGATGCTGATGTCAACAGATTTTCTCTTCTCGTACTGATCTCAGAAACTTTCCTGTGACGATTTCTGGAGTGTCACAGGACTGCCCAGGTGTGGGATAGCAGTATTCTCAACATCTTCCGAGATGGGAAGTGCATTACTGGATGCTCCCCCATCCCCTGTCCCTGACACTCTTTTAGTTAAAGCCCCCTAACTTTGGATCGATTTCATGTCACATGTCACTTGTGTCccagtgttcctttttcttctgtatgGCAATGCTTTTGGTAGGTGGGCCAAAAATCTTAACCTATCCTGGATACACAATTTGCAAAAACGTACGTCTTATTAATACCTTTGGACACTAAGAGGCAGAAGAAGCACATGGACTGTCGTGCAGGGAGATAATCCACGGTGCCTCCCAGAGGGGACTCTTCGGGGAGGAGGGTGAGCTAAGTTTATACTAGGAACAATAGCCCTAAGAAAGTAGACTTTTACGGAAGACCTTAAAAAGCGTACGTTTGACATCCTGATGACTAAAGAACGCAGTTGTTCCCAGCACAGAACGGCTGCTCCCAACATGGCTGTTAGGACTGAGGAGCGACGGAGCTGAGTGGCTCTGTGCAAAAAGTCTGTGTCCAACATCTGTCACTCGAAAGATTATTCATGTTCAATTGCTTCCCATTGTCTTCAAGTTATTCAACTTCATTTCCCCGTCAGTGCTTTAGCTGGGGATTAATAAACTATTTATGGGAAGGCAGGGCTTGAAGTCAGGGCGATGGTGTTGGGGTTGGAGTCTGAGGGACCAGCGGGGGAAACAAGTCCAAGTTAAAAGGCCTCCTGATTTGTATGTAGAtgatttaattaaacaaaaatatctgaGGATACACCCATGGTtcgaaaggagagagagagcttcctAAAATCAAATTGAAACTATCTGAGCCTGTTTCTTTGCCTCTGGATTCccctaaataaacaaacaagcaaacaaacaaacaaaacaaaacaagaaacaagcgGAAACGAGAGGAATAATTAAAGATTTCCTTGTGTAAATCTAATAATTATCCATGGTGGAAATCCCATCTTGTCGATGTTCTTGAGGACAGAGGACACACTAGAACACTGAGTTGCATGAAATACTTTTAGTGGTAAAGAAATCCATTAAAAATTATTCCTTTCAACTCCCCAAATTATTTAGAAGTTTCCATTGTGCATGTAGATGTTTTATTAAGTTTAAAAGGTAAATAATGAAGCGATTAGTTATCATCTCAGTGTGTAGCCCAATACTAACGGACAAGAAAATGAAGTAGAGATGCTGAATTAATCTGCCAAGCCCTTGGAACCCACAGAACTCAACTACAGAACATAGCATCAAGCCTAAAATAGACACATTCATATCTTTGgctttattttaagttatttcacAGAAACTATTTGCAGAGTCACACTCCAGGCCTGCAACAGTATTTGGATTTCCTAAGTTGTATGAATTTATTtagtaaattaaatgaaaatgttaatacTTTAGAATGTAAAATTGCCACTTCTTAACAAAGCAAAATCTTGGTAGAGTTCAGATAAGCCTAGCGATGTCAGAATCAACATCTTCCCGCAAAACGATTTTCTACTTAATCATTTAAAAACCCCGGGCCTTTGTTTTTGATATGTAAGCTGCCCGCTGGTATGGGAAAAGATGAACCAggctctccctccacccccaccttgtTATTCTATTGGGGACAGCCAGACCAGGCCACTCCAGATGGTGTGTTAGTTAGCGATGGACATAGCTTTGGAGAAACTTCAACAGATGAAGGCAGTGATGTCAGGATTTTGCTGTGCGtcgctcccctcccccctgccgTTCCCAGGGTAGGAAGGTGCTGAGATGGGAGCGGAGGGACGCTCGCCCACCTGCCACCACCTGTTCCCTCCTTGAGCCCTGGGCTATAAATTCTCCTCCCTCACTGCTCTGTCTGGCGCTCTTCGACATCTACTGCAAGCGGTCCAGGCGCTCCTGACCTCGCTGAGCTTCTGCGAAGATTTCGTCACCCCGAAAAGCAGTCTCAGGTTTTCCCAGAGAACTGGAagggcttccccctcccccccagcaaCCCCCAAGAACGATCCGCAGCAAACTGCCAGAAAGTTTCCTCCTCGTTCAACTTCCagtgtttggggtggggtgggggaggcataACTTTTTCCTGAGCATCACTTCCACTGCATCTGGGCCAGGGAAGGGACGTCAGCCTGGCTCCCCAGCAGGACCCCAAGCCACAGAGTCGCACACAGTGTCCTCTGGCCACCGACTGACGGACTGCCCGTGAGTCGCTCCGTCCTGAGTCTCGTTCACTCCCGGGGAGCCCCGCAGAGCGGCCGCGTGGATGAAGTCGGCCTGCAGACCCCAGGGCCCTCCGGCGGGAGCGCGCGGCGCGGCCCCGTGCGCGGGCGCAGCGGAGCGCGGGCCCCCGTGCGCGGGGCCCGGGCGGCTGGAGAGCGCGGCGCGCAGGCGCCTGGCGGCCAACGCGCGCGAGCGGCGCCGCATGCAGGGGCTGAACACGGCGTTCGACCGGCTGCGCCGGGTGGTGCCTCAGTGGGGCCAGGACAAGAAGCTGTCCAAGTACGAGACGCTGCAGATGGCGCTCAGCTACATCGTGGCGCTCACCCGCATCCTAGCCGAAGCCGAGCGGGACTGGGTGGGGCTGCGCTGCGAGCAGCGGGGCCGTGATCACCCCTACCTCCCATTCCCGGGTGCCAGGCTCCAGGTAGACCCCGAGCCCTACGGGCAGAGGCTCTTCGGCTTCCAGCCGGAGCCCTTCCCCATGGCCAGCTAAGCCTCAGGGCCATTCGGGTCTTAGAGGAGAAAACTCAGTCGCCTTTTCTGCttactttctttcccctttcagACCGGTGGGTGAAATGAGTTCATTGGCCCCCTTTCTCTACGTTTCTTGGGTTTTATAGGTTTCATGAGTTGGACATGGTGGATGACTTTGGACTGCTGTGAAAATAAGGCTCCGTCCCTTTTAGCCTAAGACACGAGAGTTGGGGTCTAACTGAGTTGGTAGGGGGCTTGTCTTGCATGTATAAAAGCCGTGGGTTCCAGCCCCAACTGCTGCATAGACAGAATACGGTGATGTAcgacctgtaatcctagaatcATTTAGGAGGtggtgaaatatatatatatatatatatatatatatatatatatatatatatatatatatatatgagaccccgtgtcaaaaaaagaagaagaagaagaagaagaaaaaaagattgaaCAACACTGGTACTAAAACAGCAGACAGATAGTTACCTTCTTCAACTTTGCAAGTTTGTCCCTATTGGAAGAAGCTATATTATGCGACTTGTTTTGTGTTATGAGCAGCTATCTTGTGGTGTAAATTCATTGATGCTCCCGtatactgtgtgtgcatgcctcaGGTAGAATAAGA harbors:
- the Atoh7 gene encoding protein atonal homolog 7 encodes the protein MKSACRPQGPPAGARGAAPCAGAAERGPPCAGPGRLESAARRRLAANARERRRMQGLNTAFDRLRRVVPQWGQDKKLSKYETLQMALSYIVALTRILAEAERDWVGLRCEQRGRDHPYLPFPGARLQVS